Within Vicinamibacteria bacterium, the genomic segment CGTGCTGGTCCTCGTTTCCCGGATCCGCAACCGGGCCCGAAGCACCTTCGGCCGGCTCGAGATAGAACGTGGTGTTGCTCAGTCGCGGATTCGAAAGTCGGGGATTGGGGTCGCCCGTGTTCGAAAGGCGAGGATCGGCCACACTCGAGATGACCTCGTCCTGAAGCACAACGACTGGCGAGCACGTCGGATCGAGCATCCCGACTCCCGGCGCCGAGGCTGTTCTCTGGACGATGACCTGAAAAGCGTACTTGCCGCTTGCGAGCAGCTCGTCGGCGTTGGGAAGCGCCGTAAGGAGGCTGAAGACGCTCGTGGTGTTGCCCTCGTTGGTGACGGTGACGCTGGTCTGCGTGGTCGCAAGCGCGCTGTCGGGGAGAGCTTCGTTGGAAAGGCGCGGATTGGAGAGCCGAGGAGATGAAACCGACAGATTCGAGAGCCTCGGGTTGCTCGGGCCCAGATTCGAGAGCCTCGGGTTCGATAGCCGGGGCGCGTGAAACTCGCTGCTCGCGATGCCGCTGTTCGCAAGGGCGAAGGCGGAGGGCGCTTTGTTCAAGACCACGCGGGCGAGAAGCTCCTGCGAGAACGCGTCGCGCACGTCCACGCGAGCCGAGCCATCGATCACGACGGACCTCACGTAAACGGTTCGAGTCATGGTCGAGAAGGGCAGGATCTCGAAGTCGTCCGCGAGGGAAGACATGCCGTCGTCCTCCTGATCGAAGGAGACGAGGGTGCCGGGCTCGTTGCCAAAGGCTTCCAGGTTGACGAGGCGGGACTCCGCTGTCCGGTTCTCCACGTAGACAACGAAAGTTCGCGGCATCGGCGTGCCATCCGGCTGGAGCAACGGCTTGAAGATGCTGGGGCTCGAAGCGATGATGTCGGCCGTGATCTCGCTGGTGTAGATGTCCTGGTTTCGCGAGCCCGGGTTGAGACAGGAGAGCGCTCCCGAGCCCGGAGACGTGTACTGGTCCCAACTGCCGAGAATATCGCCCCCAGGAAAGACGACGTTGCGATTGTCGGTATGAATCTCGTGGAAGGACTGGCCGGGGACGTCTTCCGGTGAAATCGGCGACGCCCAGGTTTGATTCGTCTTGACGAGCGGAACGGCCGGCGTAAGGGATATGTAATCGCCATCGAACGGAACGGTTCCCGCGCGGAACATCGTCAGATTGGCGCGATGAACCGCCGGATATCCCTCGTTGATCTCCAGAATCCTAGGCTCCACACCCGGGGCGACAGAGTACTGAGAGACTTGAACCGAGGACCCGATCGGCTGACCCGTTTCCCGATCCAGGAGCACCGCGCGCACGTCCAGCTGCCTTTCGACGCCGCTCAGGTATCCGTCGAGCCCGAGGTTCGGATCTCGAGACTCATAATAAGAGAGCATCCATTGTCCCGCGCTATGCGAGATGGTGGGCATGACCTGCGGTCCTGCTGGTCGCTCGATGATGTCGCCGAGGCCCGGTTGGAACTCCTCTTCGATGCGCGGCGCGATGTCGGTGGCCCGCTGAGCGGTCCACGTTCGTCCCCGGTCTCGAGACAACGACAAGACGATACGTGGGCTTCCCAACGGATCGGGGACACCGACGGAATTCACGAGCTCCTGCCAGACGACCATGATTGTGTTTCCATCGGCGGCGATGCTCGGAAAGCCGTTCGTCCTGAACTGATCGAAATCCGTTGGTTGATCGAACGCCTGGATGGGGCCCGGCGTGATGGGTCGGGGCTTTGCGAACATGGGTCGCGAGCCACTGCCACCCTCATCTCTTTTTCGACCGGACGGGATCGTCGTCGCCATCGCAGGGGCAAAGCTCTGCGAGCTGGTGAAGTAGATCTGGTTGGTGAGGAAATCCCGCCAGACGACGTAGACGGTACCGTCGGTCGGGTTCACCGCAAGGGCCACCCCCTGGCTCAACATGAGCCCATCGCTGAGTTTCTTGGGCGAGGAGAAGCTCCGGCCTCCGTCCGTCGAGAATGCGAACTGGATGCTCGCGCGGGTCATGTTTCTCTGGAACTCGGCGTAGGCTATATAGACACTACCGAAAGCGGCACCTCCCCGAGGGACGTCGACCGCCATCGCGGGCTTGTCCACGAACCTGGAAGATGCTTTTTTCGCTCCCTCGGCGACGACGGTCGTGAAGTCATAAACGAAGCAGTTCCCGCCCTCGAGGTTGTTGCGGTCGGTGTATCGCGCCACGAAGATCTTGCTGAGGCCCTCTCGTGTGAAAGCGAGCCCCCCCAGATACATCAAGCCGTCGTGGGCCGGTACGAGCCACGGATCGCTCGCCGTCTCCAGGCCGCGCAGGGGCGAGGCAAGCGACGCGGGAGATACGTCGTTGGGAGAGCCGGGCACGAGGCTGCCAACCCAGGTCTGCCCCCGGTTGCATGAGCGGTATACACCGATCCAGGCATCCGGAACGGCCGCGGGTGAGCCGAGCCCCTTTCCCCCGCTGGGAATGCCCAACCATTTCGCGAAAGTGTGAGAGACAGAAGCGACCAGCGACTGGAAGAATCCCTCGTTCGTCTCCCCCAGGCCGAAATCGTCGGCGACGTCTATGGTGCGGTAGTCGTTGGCGGCCGCTAGCAGGTGCTCCGCGTTGACGCTCGACGCGCCGATCACCGGCTCGTTTTGCCGC encodes:
- a CDS encoding sialidase family protein translates to RQNEPVIGASSVNAEHLLAAANDYRTIDVADDFGLGETNEGFFQSLVASVSHTFAKWLGIPSGGKGLGSPAAVPDAWIGVYRSCNRGQTWVGSLVPGSPNDVSPASLASPLRGLETASDPWLVPAHDGLMYLGGLAFTREGLSKIFVARYTDRNNLEGGNCFVYDFTTVVAEGAKKASSRFVDKPAMAVDVPRGGAAFGSVYIAYAEFQRNMTRASIQFAFSTDGGRSFSSPKKLSDGLMLSQGVALAVNPTDGTVYVVWRDFLTNQIYFTSSQSFAPAMATTIPSGRKRDEGGSGSRPMFAKPRPITPGPIQAFDQPTDFDQFRTNGFPSIAADGNTIMVVWQELVNSVGVPDPLGSPRIVLSLSRDRGRTWTAQRATDIAPRIEEEFQPGLGDIIERPAGPQVMPTISHSAGQWMLSYYESRDPNLGLDGYLSGVERQLDVRAVLLDRETGQPIGSSVQVSQYSVAPGVEPRILEINEGYPAVHRANLTMFRAGTVPFDGDYISLTPAVPLVKTNQTWASPISPEDVPGQSFHEIHTDNRNVVFPGGDILGSWDQYTSPGSGALSCLNPGSRNQDIYTSEITADIIASSPSIFKPLLQPDGTPMPRTFVVYVENRTAESRLVNLEAFGNEPGTLVSFDQEDDGMSSLADDFEILPFSTMTRTVYVRSVVIDGSARVDVRDAFSQELLARVVLNKAPSAFALANSGIASSEFHAPRLSNPRLSNLGPSNPRLSNLSVSSPRLSNPRLSNEALPDSALATTQTSVTVTNEGNTTSVFSLLTALPNADELLASGKYAFQVIVQRTASAPGVGMLDPTCSPVVVLQDEVISSVADPRLSNTGDPNPRLSNPRLSNTTFYLEPAEGASGPVADPGNEDQH